The Pandoraea vervacti genome window below encodes:
- a CDS encoding DUF1488 domain-containing protein, with translation MEIDFPHFTPVYNADDISIEFLAQVDGKHMLCAISAEALEDHFGATSCNVDELTKAFEANRSVIEQMAAQYLRLCHGTPVLLRSGHFRWATPRPT, from the coding sequence ATGGAGATTGATTTCCCTCATTTCACGCCCGTCTACAATGCCGACGACATCTCGATCGAATTTCTCGCCCAGGTCGACGGCAAGCACATGCTCTGCGCCATTTCGGCCGAAGCGCTCGAAGATCATTTCGGCGCAACGTCGTGTAACGTCGACGAGCTGACGAAGGCATTCGAGGCAAATCGCAGCGTGATCGAGCAAATGGCGGCACAGTATCTTCGCCTGTGCCACGGCACGCCGGTGCTGCTACGTAGCGGTCATTTCAGGTGGGCCACGCCGCGCCCGACCTAG
- a CDS encoding IS110 family transposase: MYGRGVDIAKSVFQVHYVDQETGEIVNKPIKRAKFLEHFANRAPCLIGMEACGGAHHWARQLTKLGHEVKLMPGEFVKAFNIRNKSDAADAKAIWLAVQQPGKPVAVKTEMQQAMLGLHRMRQQLIKFRTMQINALRGLLTEYGEVMGKSRAKLEKEIPAVLERIAERLPAVLMDTFRAQWNGLEKLDEQIAEIERRMREWKKEDKAVKAISEIPGVGLLTATAAVAMMGDAKAFSSGREFAAWVGIVPKQTGSGGKVNLHGISKRGDTYLRTLLIHGARSVLTHAKEPGEWVEQIQKRRPKNVVIVALANKMARTIWAVLAHDRQYQKGYVSVKPGVDPVKPDTPSH, encoded by the coding sequence TTGTACGGCAGGGGTGTAGACATCGCGAAAAGTGTGTTCCAAGTGCATTACGTCGATCAGGAAACTGGAGAGATCGTGAACAAGCCGATCAAGCGGGCAAAGTTCCTTGAGCATTTTGCGAACCGAGCGCCGTGCCTGATCGGGATGGAAGCGTGCGGTGGTGCGCACCACTGGGCCCGGCAACTCACGAAGCTGGGCCACGAGGTGAAGCTGATGCCGGGGGAGTTCGTAAAGGCTTTCAACATCAGGAACAAGAGCGATGCGGCTGATGCGAAGGCGATCTGGCTGGCCGTGCAGCAGCCGGGCAAGCCGGTCGCAGTAAAGACCGAAATGCAGCAAGCCATGCTGGGGCTGCACCGGATGAGACAGCAACTGATCAAATTTCGCACGATGCAGATTAATGCTCTGCGAGGGCTGCTAACGGAATACGGTGAAGTGATGGGCAAGAGTCGGGCGAAGCTCGAGAAGGAAATACCCGCTGTGCTCGAACGGATTGCGGAGCGTTTGCCTGCCGTGCTGATGGATACGTTTCGCGCGCAGTGGAACGGACTGGAGAAGCTTGATGAGCAGATCGCTGAGATCGAGCGTCGGATGCGCGAGTGGAAGAAAGAGGATAAGGCGGTCAAGGCCATCAGCGAGATTCCCGGTGTTGGATTACTGACGGCAACAGCAGCTGTCGCGATGATGGGAGATGCGAAAGCGTTCAGTTCGGGACGAGAGTTTGCCGCGTGGGTTGGGATCGTGCCGAAGCAGACGGGTTCGGGCGGCAAGGTGAACTTGCATGGCATATCAAAGCGCGGCGACACATATCTGCGCACCCTGCTGATTCACGGTGCACGATCTGTGCTGACGCATGCGAAAGAGCCCGGTGAGTGGGTCGAACAAATCCAGAAGCGGCGGCCAAAAAATGTCGTAATCGTCGCGTTAGCCAACAAGATGGCGCGAACGATCTGGGCAGTTCTTGCCCATGACCGACAGTACCAGAAGGGATATGTGAGCGTGAAACCTGGAGTTGACCCTGTAAAACCGGACACACCATCACACTAA
- a CDS encoding IS3 family transposase (programmed frameshift), translated as MEVLTGPERRRRWTAEQKLSMVRESFEPGKSVSMVARHYGVNPNQLFHWRKLYQDGSLSAVKAGEEVVPASELADALKQIRELQRMLGKKTMENEILREAVEYSRGKKMDSALALAAGGRPVKLVCEVLGVSRSNVSARLSRPATWRDGRQSRPTDDETVVEEIRRVVGDLPSYGYRRVWGMLRNERVAVGLAPFNAKRIYRVMRTHGLLTQRRPIAPRAHRRHDGKVAVARSNQRWCSDGFEFRCDNGEPLRVTFALDCCDREAMSWAATTAGHSGDIVRDVMLAAVENRFGNEVHTPSEIEWLSDNGSGYTADDTRRFAMNIGLKPLTTPVCSPQSNGMAESFVKTMKRDYVAFMPKPDAATAAHNLAIAFEHYNEKHPHSALKYRSPREFRRSMDSATLV; from the exons ATGGAAGTATTGACGGGCCCAGAGCGCCGGCGTCGCTGGACGGCGGAGCAGAAACTGTCGATGGTTCGCGAGAGTTTCGAACCGGGAAAATCGGTTTCAATGGTCGCGCGCCATTACGGCGTGAACCCGAACCAGCTATTCCACTGGCGCAAGCTGTACCAGGACGGTAGCCTGTCAGCGGTCAAGGCTGGCGAAGAAGTGGTTCCGGCATCGGAGTTGGCTGATGCGCTCAAGCAGATTCGCGAGCTGCAACGGATGCTCGGCAAAAAAACAATGGAGAACGAGATTCTCCGGGAAGCAGTTGAATACAGCCGAG GCAAAAAAATGGATAGCGCACTCGCCCTTGCTGCCGGAGGACGGCCAGTGAAACTGGTCTGTGAAGTTCTCGGCGTGTCGCGCTCGAACGTATCGGCACGACTGTCGCGTCCGGCGACGTGGCGCGATGGCCGGCAATCAAGGCCGACCGACGACGAAACTGTAGTCGAGGAAATCCGCCGTGTCGTCGGCGATTTGCCCAGCTATGGCTACCGGCGGGTTTGGGGCATGTTGCGCAACGAGCGCGTTGCAGTTGGACTGGCGCCGTTCAATGCCAAGCGCATTTATCGCGTCATGCGAACGCATGGGCTGCTGACGCAGCGCCGACCGATTGCGCCGCGAGCCCACCGTCGACATGATGGCAAAGTGGCCGTCGCGCGCAGCAATCAGCGATGGTGCTCGGACGGCTTCGAGTTCCGCTGCGACAACGGCGAGCCGCTGCGTGTGACGTTTGCGCTGGATTGCTGCGACCGAGAAGCGATGAGCTGGGCGGCGACGACAGCAGGCCACAGCGGCGACATTGTGCGCGACGTGATGCTGGCCGCAGTGGAAAATCGGTTCGGCAACGAGGTGCATACGCCGTCCGAAATCGAGTGGCTGAGCGACAATGGTTCGGGCTATACGGCTGACGATACGCGCCGGTTTGCGATGAACATCGGACTAAAGCCATTGACCACGCCCGTGTGCAGTCCGCAAAGTAACGGCATGGCCGAGAGCTTCGTGAAAACGATGAAGCGCGACTACGTCGCCTTCATGCCGAAGCCGGATGCTGCAACCGCTGCTCACAATCTGGCCATTGCATTTGAGCATTACAACGAGAAACACCCCCATAGCGCGCTGAAATACCGCTCGCCTCGCGAGTTCCGGCGCTCGATGGATTCAGCAACCTTAGTGTGA
- a CDS encoding cytochrome b, which produces MFALHQTAGLCLLALMVLRPFARLCSAVPPAVSGPGALGRAAQMTHTALYLLMMGMPVLGVLAVAWAGKTIGPVGLDWRIPLRPDMLLAHLAKHWHKTGATLVYVFVGLHAAAALWHEFVLKDRLLSRMR; this is translated from the coding sequence TTGTTCGCACTCCATCAGACGGCGGGGTTATGTCTATTGGCGCTGATGGTGCTTCGGCCGTTCGCCCGCCTATGCTCTGCCGTACCTCCTGCCGTCTCCGGCCCTGGAGCGTTGGGTCGCGCGGCGCAGATGACCCATACCGCGCTATATTTACTGATGATGGGCATGCCGGTACTGGGAGTGCTAGCCGTGGCGTGGGCCGGGAAAACCATTGGGCCCGTCGGCCTTGACTGGCGCATTCCCCTTCGTCCGGATATGCTGCTGGCCCACCTCGCCAAGCACTGGCACAAAACCGGGGCGACGCTCGTGTACGTTTTTGTCGGACTGCATGCCGCCGCCGCCCTTTGGCACGAGTTCGTGCTCAAAGATCGACTGCTGAGCCGAATGCGATAA
- a CDS encoding heavy metal translocating P-type ATPase: MRWLNHSRPTLLLALSVLTLAAGALARHTGAVDLVRYLWGLGVVANGLASAVTMIRSLRRRQLGVDVLALLSMSVALLSGEVLVAAIIALMLASGGALEHFAQSRAHRQMTALLARAPTHATRFEDGQWRQVDLDAIRAGDRLLVRPGDAVPVDGTLVMPAELDESTLTGESATRHRAVPDAVQSGVLNAGASFEMVARASAANSTFSGIVRMVGTALTERSAPARMADRYAVAFVGFTLLLAGASWWMSGDARRGLSVLVVATPCPLLLAVPVAIASGMSRCAMRGILIKEGGALERLAQADTLLIDKTGTLTSGCARLADMECDPRFRPETVLGLAGSLAQASSHTSARAIARAARDQGIALQSPDAVTETAGAGIDGRIGQHVLSIGSACHVLGSAGVPAWSKEFAKRIGYDGASPVFVGVDGALAAVLHLVDSPRPETPRALRLLREAGLRRQAMLTGDSRDAAEAMGALLGITEVHARLSPAEKLAAVRRACADGKVVMVGDGINDAPALAVADVGVSLGAHGAAASAEAADIVLLVDRLDRLVVALGIAHRTRRIALHSVALGIGLSLTAMLAATLGWLPPLAGAVLQEVIDVLAIANALRALTAGANEAAPRLPKSDAQRLIAEHAELAPVMNRVRTTADELAHLRRDQVKCALQALHQALTELVVPHERRDDTQRYPDIARLLGGDDPLAAMSGMHREIFRMVALLGRIIADMPANGPNALTIRQLQRLLYGLDALMRLHCAQEDELYYA, encoded by the coding sequence ATGCGCTGGCTCAACCATTCCCGCCCGACGCTGCTGCTTGCCTTATCGGTGCTGACACTGGCCGCCGGCGCGCTCGCACGCCACACGGGCGCGGTGGATCTCGTCCGATACCTGTGGGGGCTCGGCGTCGTCGCCAACGGGCTCGCGTCGGCGGTGACAATGATCCGCTCGCTCAGGCGACGGCAGCTCGGCGTGGACGTCCTCGCCCTGCTGTCGATGAGCGTTGCGCTGCTGTCAGGCGAAGTTCTCGTGGCCGCCATCATCGCGCTGATGCTGGCCAGCGGAGGCGCGCTGGAGCACTTCGCCCAGTCGCGGGCGCACAGGCAAATGACGGCGCTGTTGGCGCGCGCGCCCACGCACGCCACGCGGTTCGAGGACGGCCAATGGCGCCAGGTGGACCTTGATGCCATTCGCGCGGGAGACCGTCTTTTGGTTCGCCCCGGAGACGCCGTGCCCGTCGACGGCACGCTCGTAATGCCAGCCGAGCTCGACGAATCCACATTGACTGGCGAGTCGGCGACGCGACACCGGGCGGTGCCCGACGCGGTGCAAAGCGGTGTATTGAATGCCGGGGCGTCTTTCGAGATGGTGGCACGCGCCAGCGCCGCGAACAGTACCTTCTCAGGCATTGTCCGGATGGTAGGCACCGCGCTGACCGAGCGTAGCGCCCCGGCGCGCATGGCAGACCGCTACGCTGTCGCGTTCGTCGGCTTCACCCTCCTGTTGGCCGGGGCAAGCTGGTGGATGAGCGGTGACGCGCGGCGCGGCCTCTCGGTGCTCGTGGTCGCCACCCCCTGCCCGTTGCTGCTCGCCGTGCCGGTGGCGATCGCCTCCGGCATGTCACGTTGCGCCATGCGCGGCATTCTGATCAAAGAGGGGGGTGCCCTGGAGCGCTTGGCGCAGGCCGACACACTATTGATCGACAAGACCGGCACGCTCACGAGCGGGTGCGCACGACTTGCCGACATGGAATGCGACCCGCGATTTCGCCCCGAGACCGTCCTGGGCCTCGCGGGCTCGCTCGCGCAGGCATCAAGCCACACCAGCGCACGGGCCATTGCCCGGGCGGCCCGCGACCAGGGGATTGCGCTGCAGTCGCCCGACGCCGTCACTGAAACCGCTGGCGCGGGCATTGACGGTCGCATCGGTCAACATGTGCTGTCGATTGGCAGCGCATGTCACGTTCTCGGTTCCGCTGGCGTCCCCGCCTGGAGTAAGGAATTCGCCAAGCGCATCGGATATGACGGCGCATCGCCGGTGTTTGTCGGGGTGGACGGGGCATTGGCCGCGGTGTTGCACCTCGTGGATTCCCCGAGGCCCGAGACACCCCGCGCCCTGCGACTGTTACGCGAAGCCGGCCTCAGGCGGCAAGCCATGTTGACCGGCGATAGTCGAGACGCGGCCGAAGCCATGGGAGCGCTGCTGGGGATTACCGAAGTGCACGCGAGGCTCTCGCCCGCCGAGAAGCTCGCCGCCGTGCGCCGCGCGTGCGCCGATGGTAAGGTCGTGATGGTGGGCGACGGCATTAACGATGCCCCGGCGCTCGCCGTCGCCGATGTCGGCGTCTCTTTGGGGGCGCATGGTGCGGCGGCAAGCGCCGAAGCCGCCGACATCGTCCTGTTGGTCGACCGGCTCGACCGTCTTGTCGTGGCACTTGGTATCGCGCACCGTACGCGGCGTATCGCGCTGCACAGCGTTGCGCTCGGTATCGGCCTGTCGCTCACGGCGATGCTCGCCGCCACGCTCGGCTGGCTCCCTCCGCTTGCGGGCGCTGTGCTACAGGAGGTCATCGACGTCCTGGCCATCGCCAATGCCCTGCGTGCGCTAACAGCGGGCGCCAATGAAGCGGCGCCCCGCCTGCCGAAAAGCGACGCGCAGCGTCTTATCGCCGAGCATGCGGAATTGGCGCCTGTGATGAACCGCGTTCGCACCACGGCCGATGAGCTGGCCCATCTGCGACGAGACCAGGTCAAGTGCGCGTTGCAGGCGCTCCATCAGGCGTTGACCGAACTCGTCGTGCCGCATGAACGCCGCGACGATACCCAACGCTATCCTGACATTGCGCGCCTCCTCGGAGGCGACGACCCGCTGGCGGCGATGAGCGGCATGCATCGCGAGATCTTCCGGATGGTCGCCTTGCTGGGCCGGATCATCGCGGACATGCCGGCAAATGGCCCGAACGCACTCACCATACGGCAACTGCAGCGCCTGCTATACGGACTCGATGCCCTCATGCGTTTGCACTGCGCGCAGGAGGACGAGCTGTACTATGCGTGA
- a CDS encoding universal stress protein — protein sequence MEPPSSLLSPQDATERWRRILVAVDPRGASRQAVAYATRLCSASTHVLVLGFFEHPYAYMMPHSRTPADVHAAFDELRHDEASVLSDASGALACTGAKIETRLLGPALGNREIAAAIARVAQAWRADLIVVGAAPAHGIFAALATKVSVALSRYTHCAILIVPAHAGEACSHSPQRILFGIDGSDASLNALRVGMWLAPPYAELLALYIEDRGVDLADVQQFLLEPACRVSRSAKALRRAMALLSKPGKNVRIETRVSHTRLMEDVAQAIVRESRQWGADLIVTGARDRHGMFAWIDGHENERLARAVDRPLLVVHAHGDARTRP from the coding sequence ATGGAACCCCCTTCATCCTTGTTATCTCCTCAGGACGCTACCGAGCGTTGGCGTCGCATCCTTGTCGCGGTTGATCCACGCGGTGCGTCGCGCCAGGCCGTCGCGTATGCGACACGCTTGTGTTCGGCGTCCACCCACGTGCTGGTACTGGGCTTCTTCGAACATCCTTACGCCTATATGATGCCGCACTCTCGGACTCCGGCGGACGTGCACGCCGCCTTTGACGAGCTGCGGCACGATGAAGCGTCTGTGTTGAGTGACGCGAGCGGCGCGCTGGCGTGCACCGGCGCGAAGATCGAGACGCGGCTGCTCGGTCCGGCGCTCGGAAATCGTGAAATCGCCGCCGCGATCGCGCGGGTTGCGCAGGCATGGCGAGCCGATCTGATCGTTGTGGGCGCCGCACCGGCCCACGGTATCTTTGCGGCGCTGGCGACGAAAGTCTCTGTCGCGCTGTCACGCTATACTCATTGCGCAATTTTGATCGTTCCGGCCCATGCAGGCGAGGCGTGCTCGCATTCCCCGCAGCGCATACTATTTGGCATCGACGGCAGCGATGCCTCCCTTAACGCCTTGCGCGTGGGCATGTGGCTGGCCCCTCCCTACGCCGAACTGCTGGCCTTGTATATTGAGGACCGCGGCGTGGATCTGGCTGATGTACAACAATTCTTGCTTGAGCCGGCGTGTCGGGTTTCTCGAAGCGCGAAGGCGTTGAGGCGGGCAATGGCGCTCCTGTCGAAGCCCGGCAAAAACGTTCGCATCGAAACCCGCGTCTCGCACACGCGGCTGATGGAGGATGTCGCGCAGGCGATTGTCCGGGAGTCGCGGCAATGGGGTGCGGACCTTATCGTCACGGGCGCGCGCGATCGTCACGGGATGTTCGCATGGATCGATGGGCATGAGAACGAACGTCTGGCCCGGGCCGTCGACCGCCCCTTACTCGTCGTTCACGCTCACGGGGACGCGCGCACGCGCCCCTAG
- a CDS encoding BON domain-containing protein, whose product MKTDSQLQRDVMDELARDTSVHASDIGVQVQDGIVTLCGKVASLLEKWEAERIAARVAGARAIVVSLEVSPDTKGQHSDADIARAVLAILKWHAGLPAGSLRVQVEDGWVTLAGEVELYTQRLHAESAIRTLRGVKAVINDIKVKCPPHRAEIVEHIAAALSRQALREARHLEIALLGNGEVLLNGTVHSLAEKEAVRGAAMSTPGVCAVQDRLTVE is encoded by the coding sequence ATGAAAACCGATTCCCAACTGCAGCGCGACGTTATGGACGAGCTTGCCCGCGACACTAGTGTGCACGCAAGCGACATCGGTGTTCAGGTCCAGGATGGCATCGTTACACTTTGCGGCAAGGTCGCGAGCCTGCTGGAAAAGTGGGAGGCCGAGCGTATTGCCGCACGCGTTGCTGGCGCGCGCGCGATCGTTGTGTCGCTGGAGGTGTCACCGGATACCAAAGGCCAGCATTCCGACGCCGACATTGCCCGCGCGGTACTTGCCATTCTAAAGTGGCACGCGGGCCTGCCTGCGGGCAGCCTGCGTGTTCAGGTTGAAGACGGCTGGGTCACGCTCGCGGGGGAGGTCGAGCTGTACACGCAACGTCTGCACGCGGAGAGCGCGATTCGCACGCTGCGCGGCGTCAAAGCCGTGATCAACGACATTAAGGTCAAGTGCCCCCCGCATCGCGCGGAGATTGTCGAGCACATCGCGGCAGCACTCTCCCGGCAGGCGCTGCGTGAGGCACGCCATCTGGAAATCGCCCTGCTGGGCAATGGTGAGGTGCTCCTGAACGGTACGGTTCATTCTCTTGCGGAAAAAGAAGCCGTTCGGGGCGCCGCGATGAGCACGCCGGGGGTGTGCGCGGTGCAGGACCGTTTGACCGTTGAGTGA
- a CDS encoding dodecin family protein yields MSDVVKVIEILSESPKSWEDAASEALKVAQKSLREVKSLYIKDFSVEVDNGKVVNYRIAAKLSFRLE; encoded by the coding sequence ATGTCAGACGTCGTCAAAGTCATAGAAATTCTCTCCGAATCGCCCAAAAGTTGGGAAGACGCAGCAAGCGAGGCGCTTAAAGTGGCGCAAAAGTCACTGCGCGAAGTCAAATCCCTCTACATCAAAGATTTCTCCGTAGAGGTCGATAATGGGAAAGTCGTGAATTACCGGATTGCTGCGAAGCTCAGTTTTAGGCTGGAGTAA
- the hypE gene encoding hydrogenase expression/formation protein HypE: MSGSSPSVCADAGAHAEPAVIELAHGSGGRLTHALIDEIFRPAFGAAPEDLTHDGATLALEAGSERLAFTTDSYVVRPLFFPGGDIGSLSIHGTVNDLAMCGAEPRYLSVGLVIEEGLRIDVLRSVIASMRAAASASAVRIVTGDTKVVERGKGDGLYVNTTGVGVVRARSPIGPQQVQPGDAVILSGDVGRHGMAILALREGIRFETEIVSDCAPLAAQALGMIDADIEIHCLRDLTRGGLATNLIEIAEIAGATIALDEGAIPISDVVRGACEILGLDPLYVANEGRFAAIVPTEHASAALAHLRRFDSQAAIIGHVDRGAGHARVLLRTLGGTRELDMLNGEQFPRIC; encoded by the coding sequence ATGAGCGGATCATCGCCCTCAGTGTGCGCTGATGCGGGGGCGCACGCTGAACCCGCCGTCATTGAGCTCGCGCACGGAAGCGGGGGCCGGCTCACGCATGCGCTAATCGACGAAATTTTTCGGCCGGCGTTCGGCGCAGCGCCCGAAGACCTGACGCACGACGGTGCGACATTGGCGCTTGAAGCGGGCTCGGAGCGCCTCGCCTTCACCACCGACTCTTATGTAGTCCGGCCACTCTTCTTCCCTGGCGGAGACATCGGCTCGCTCTCCATTCATGGCACCGTGAACGATCTGGCCATGTGCGGCGCCGAGCCCCGGTATTTGAGTGTGGGACTGGTGATTGAGGAGGGCCTGAGGATCGACGTGCTGCGTAGCGTAATTGCGTCGATGCGCGCTGCGGCCTCGGCAAGCGCGGTTCGCATTGTGACGGGAGACACCAAGGTGGTGGAACGTGGAAAAGGCGATGGACTTTACGTGAACACGACGGGAGTCGGGGTGGTTCGCGCGCGCTCACCCATTGGTCCGCAGCAGGTGCAACCTGGTGATGCCGTCATTCTTAGCGGCGATGTGGGGCGGCATGGCATGGCGATTCTGGCGCTTCGCGAGGGGATACGCTTTGAAACGGAAATTGTGAGCGACTGCGCGCCACTCGCGGCGCAAGCGCTTGGCATGATTGATGCTGACATCGAGATTCACTGCCTTCGCGATCTGACACGCGGGGGATTGGCAACCAATTTGATCGAGATTGCAGAAATAGCTGGCGCAACGATTGCGTTGGACGAGGGGGCAATCCCAATCTCCGACGTTGTGCGCGGGGCTTGTGAAATTCTGGGGCTCGATCCCCTTTACGTTGCCAACGAAGGCCGTTTCGCGGCGATCGTGCCGACCGAGCACGCCAGTGCGGCGCTCGCGCACCTTCGCCGCTTCGATTCTCAAGCGGCAATCATCGGACACGTCGATCGCGGCGCGGGCCATGCGCGGGTACTGTTGCGCACCCTCGGGGGCACGCGTGAACTCGACATGCTCAACGGCGAACAGTTTCCCCGTATCTGTTGA
- the hypD gene encoding hydrogenase formation protein HypD, which produces MKHLDAWRDMEAAQSYARAIAAITTRAWTIMEICGSQTHSIVRYGIDRMMPDGVTLLHGPGCPVCVTPAAIIDAAIAIAKRREVTLCSFGDMLRVPGEHGSLLNARAAGADVRFVYSPLDALRIARNEPHRCVVFLAIGFETTAPATAMAVLQAEREGLENFFLLVAHVRVPPALEAILSDAASGVQGILAAGHVCTVMGYREYEAIAQRFHVPVVVTGFEPIDLLQGIYLCIKQLETRRAEVENPYYRAVHPEGNRAAQAAMMKVFAVRARAWRGLGEIAESGLGFAPAYHRFDALARFTSGIMPADCPTECIAAELLRARKRPADCPAFGTRCTPEHPLGPTMVSSEGVCAAYYRYRRTQTVRERSTVSAPNGGEQGAV; this is translated from the coding sequence ATGAAGCATCTTGACGCTTGGCGCGACATGGAGGCGGCCCAGTCGTATGCGAGGGCAATTGCGGCGATCACCACGCGTGCGTGGACGATCATGGAAATCTGCGGCAGCCAAACCCATTCGATCGTGCGATATGGCATTGACCGAATGATGCCCGACGGCGTGACGCTGCTGCACGGTCCCGGATGTCCGGTGTGTGTGACGCCGGCCGCGATCATCGATGCTGCAATCGCTATCGCGAAGCGCCGCGAAGTGACACTCTGTTCTTTCGGCGACATGCTGCGTGTGCCGGGCGAACACGGTAGCCTTCTGAACGCTCGGGCCGCCGGCGCGGATGTTCGGTTTGTCTACTCGCCACTCGACGCCTTGAGGATCGCTCGCAACGAGCCGCACCGCTGCGTCGTGTTCCTTGCCATCGGGTTCGAAACCACTGCACCAGCGACCGCAATGGCCGTACTGCAAGCCGAACGGGAGGGGCTGGAGAACTTCTTTCTGCTGGTCGCCCATGTGCGCGTGCCGCCGGCGCTCGAGGCGATTCTGAGCGACGCGGCGAGCGGCGTGCAAGGAATTCTCGCGGCGGGACATGTGTGTACGGTCATGGGATACCGCGAATACGAAGCGATTGCGCAACGCTTTCACGTCCCGGTCGTGGTGACGGGATTCGAGCCAATCGACCTATTGCAGGGCATCTATCTGTGCATTAAGCAGTTAGAAACTCGCCGGGCCGAAGTCGAAAATCCGTATTATCGCGCGGTGCATCCTGAGGGGAATCGCGCGGCGCAAGCGGCCATGATGAAGGTATTTGCGGTGCGGGCCCGAGCGTGGCGCGGCCTGGGCGAGATTGCGGAAAGTGGCCTGGGGTTCGCACCCGCCTACCATCGCTTCGATGCGCTCGCACGTTTTACGTCAGGGATCATGCCGGCAGACTGCCCCACAGAGTGCATTGCCGCCGAGCTACTGCGCGCACGCAAGCGCCCCGCTGACTGCCCCGCGTTTGGCACGCGTTGTACGCCGGAGCACCCGTTAGGTCCGACGATGGTGTCGTCGGAGGGCGTTTGCGCCGCATATTATCGCTATCGACGCACACAGACGGTGCGCGAACGCAGTACCGTGAGCGCCCCGAACGGTGGCGAACAGGGGGCAGTATGA
- a CDS encoding HypC/HybG/HupF family hydrogenase formation chaperone: MCLAIPGELLSVDDDDPLTRQGRVAFGGVVMPVNLAYVPKARPGDYVLVHAGFAIAVIDERQAEQTLAYLTDQKLPGGAV, from the coding sequence ATGTGCCTTGCCATACCAGGAGAATTGTTAAGCGTCGACGATGACGACCCGCTCACTCGGCAGGGGCGTGTCGCGTTCGGTGGCGTCGTGATGCCGGTCAATCTCGCCTATGTGCCGAAAGCCCGGCCGGGCGACTATGTGCTGGTGCACGCGGGCTTCGCGATCGCGGTGATCGACGAACGACAAGCGGAACAGACACTGGCTTACCTCACAGATCAGAAATTACCGGGAGGTGCGGTATGA